The window CCCATTTATGTCAGGCTTCTCCCTTTATCTCATAGAGAGTACCTGCCAATTTGGAAATCCTAACGTTTACTAAGTTACCTTTTTATAAATGTGCTCCAATATTAATGGGCTGAGTTCTGTAGTAAGTTTTGCATTATTCTCAAATCCTGTTTTCTTGCCAAAAGATAAAACAATATGGCAGGCTGTGATGCCATGTTGCAACTAGTACCTAAGATGATGCCCGCTTTCCATTCTTATGCCATTGCATGCGTCAAACTAAGCATCTAACAGAGATTACCAAGAACCTGATTGAGACcttaattggaaaaaaaaactgttattTTCCTTCATTCAATATTCTGATCAGCAGTCTCTGTCATCAAGATAAGGGAGAAATATCAAACATTCCACAATCAGATTGGATGCTGTAAACTGAAGTATGCTTATTTCGAATTCTTAATACATAACTGATTTCTATTTCTAGAAACCATAATTTCTCTGTTGGCGGGATCCTGATACCGTGTCCTCTGTCCGCACTCCGCACCCTAGTTTCTTGACTTCTTTCTGGTACAGTGGTACTAATGCCATTTTTTTGGTGGAACATGGAGCactatgatggaaagaaactactGTCAGAATTGGGCAAAAACAAAATCTAGCTAACATATTAGATGACATATCCACGCAATATCAAGAAGATCAGCCACCAACAGGCGATCATCATAGTCCTAAATATTGTCGTGTTTCCACTTTACGCCAACTTTGAAGTTAGCTAACTCATCATCTgaacatatatgtatttttatatTAACTATTGTCCTGGCGTTGTTTACTCACATAAAAGGGTAAACTATAATATATTGTCGTCTAGCGCTTTATTTTTCTAGTGTGCTGTTCGCTATTATTTCCTTTATCTTCCGTAAAAAGGTATTCCCTTGTGCATATGCAAATTTTGAAAAGCAAACTGTTAGGGAACAAAAATGTCTTTTGGATCTGGATGGGGCTTCTTTTACAGACTGGTTTAAACTTAATccaatttattattaaaagtgTGTTGTGGACTGGAATGTGGCTGGTTGGACACCTGAAGTGTGTGTTTGTAACAAGTGATTTTACAGTCCTTGAGTAGGTACTGATAGGTACCCCATtttatagtgtaaaatttggtacctcttgatACCTCCAGTACTAGAAGGTATGAAAATTTGCACTAAAAATTTTAGTGCCTCTTGCCTCTTGGTACCTCTCAAGGgctgtcaaatttctcatgtaACAAATCTTTTTACCTTTAACTCAATATAAAATTTGGTGGGCTATCCTTTGCCAGCTCCTTGTCTTTTCAAGTGCTATGGACCCATTCTAAGTAGTAGGTCAAACTGAGTCCACACCATTAAGACTAGGGAAACATTTGATTGTTAGGAATTATAGTTGCGGTATTAATGTATTCAAATTTAGTCATGATTTTTGTCTTGGAGATGCATGGAAGGAATAATAAGCAAATGCAGAGATCCTAACAGGTTTTCATCCTCTTATACAGTCACATGTACTACATGAGTGGAGATGCATGGAAGGAGGGTGGCATTGATGCAACAGGTATAATATAGTGCTCTATTGTTTCTCATACATATTTCATATAGTTAAACTATATTCATTGGTTAATTTTCTACATCATTTCGTTCTTTTTCTTCGGGGAAGTTTTTAGACCATATCTGATTTACATATTTGAAATAAGCATAGAAAATAAGACATGTATTGTTTTCAGATCCCTAGTATTACCTTATGGAATTTTACTCATCTGTTTTTGCTGCCCTGCTTCCTTGTAATTAAACACTGTTCCACGAGGATACGGTTCCTCTTTTCTAGTAAGAACTAGACCTTCCTTTTGAGGGTTTAGCTATAAAGGCAACAAATTTCATAATAACTTAACTTTTGAGGCTACATTTTGTCCATTCAGGTTAAAACATCAAACTTTAGGTTTTCTGGAGAAGGTTTTATTTGTGTCACCCCTAAGAAAAACATTGTGCTCTGTTTCAAGTGTCTTTCtggaattgatttttttctttttgcaatgcAGGTGCTTTAATGGTTTTAACATTGAAAATCATTTCATGTGCAATAAACTACAGTGACGGTATGTTGAAGGAAGAGGGTTTGCGTGATGCCCAGAAAAAGTATCGTTTGGCTAAACTTCCTTCTTTGATCGAATATTTTGGCTACTGCCTCTGCTGTGGCAGCCATTTTGCTGGGCCAGTATATGAGATGAAAGATTATCTTGAATATACTGAACGGAAAGGAGTAAGTGGCTTTTGTCTGCTTTGTGTGGATGATGTTATGTTTTGTTTATTACTGATATTTTCTTGTCTAAAACAGTTATGGGCCAGCCCAACTCCTTCACCACTATTGCCTACTTTGCGTGCTCTAGTTCAAGCTGGCGCATGTATGGGGTTATATTTGTATCTATCACCTCAATTTCCACTTTCACGGTTTAGCGAGCCCTTATATTATGAGTGGGGTTTCTGGCACCGGCTCTTCTATCAGTACATGTCAGGCTTTACTGCTCGTTGGAAATACTACTTTATATGGTCACTTTCAGAAGCTGCAATCATTATATCTGGTCTGGGTTTTAGCGGCTGGTCTGATTCATCTCCCCCGAAAGCCAAATGGGATCGTGCAAAAAATGTTGATGTTTTAGGTGTCGAATTAGCTACAAGTGCAGTTCAGTTGCCGCTTATGTGGAACATTCAAGTGAGCACATGGCTGCGATACTGTAAGTTCTGCATCCTGATGAAATCCATCATAtcgtcaatattttttttaattttctttgttGGATGATAGAATGTTTTTTTATTGAGTTTACCATGTCGGTATGGAAAGTGCTGTTGTGCTTTCCCAAAATGGATAGCACGATTTTAAAGCTTACTGAAGATCTGATCGGCAATGACCTATTATGATCCATAATTCCACATCACTTCTACATTATGTGCAATTCAGTTTGCAGAAGAGCATAGAAACAATACTCTATTAATATGTAGTCTTGTTATAAGTTAATTTACAGTTTAAGTGGGAGAAGTCTAAACTTCTAATATATGTGTTTGACCCTTGAAATTAACTAGTTGAGTAAGGAAAGTCCATCCACTTGAATTTTATTTTGTGTAAAATCTGGGTATGCACTAAACAGTTTGCCTTCTTTTAAACTGGATACCATTCGTTCAAGATTACTAATAAATATGAATTTTGAAAGCCTGAGCCGATGATATTCAATTTGAATACTATTAGTTCCATAACACTGATTCAACTATTTCAATTCCACTGTTATTTCAGATGTTTATGAGAGGTTAGTTCAGAAAGGAAAGAAACCTGGTTTCCTCCAGTTGCTGGGTACACAGACAGTCAGTGCTGTCTGGCATGTAAGTTTTATTTTTCATGAAGATTATATTTTGACTTTACTTTTTTGTACTTCTTATCATCTATAGAATAGCGCCCTGAACATAATTCCATCAATACTTGCTATATGAAATTAGAATGCTGTATATTTAGAGCTTCTATTGTCCTAGTGCCCTAGTACCCATCTTTCCAAGTAGAGGCAACACAAGTAAATTGTAAAATGTCCTTTTCACTTCTGACATATTCTGATACTGTATTAAAAACTTGTTTTCTGACACTTTTCTCATACCAAGGATTAGGTAGTGCTTAATATTTTTCTAACTTCATCTCACATGAACATGttgaggcctggtttagttcccaactttttcttcaaacttccaacttttccatcacatcaaaactttcctacacacacaaacttccaacttttccgtcacattgttccgatttcaatcaaacttccaattttggcgtgaactaaacacaccctgagtgATCTGATTGTTTCTGTTTTACAGGGTCTTTATCCCGGATATATCATATTCTTTGTTCAATCAGCATTGATGATAAATGGTTCAAAAGGTAGCTCTCCCTCTCTAATTTCAGCCGCTCTAATTTCCTGAGATGTACTCTATTAGTTAGAATTATGAAGTTGTAGTTGATCTGACATTTTCCTCAATGCAGTCATATACAGATGGCAACAAGCAGTCAGCAATCCAGTCTTCCACGCTATCCTGGTTTTTGTAAATTTTTCATACACCTTGATGGTCCTTAACTACTCATGTATTGGGTTCCAGGTGAGATTGAGCTTCTGAATCTTGTTTTACTTTATagcaactgaaaaaaaaaagacttgtCAGAGTGTTTGTTGAAATGAATCCTGAATGAAAATGTTGCATTTGCATACACACACAAGAAAAAAAGGTAGATACCATTGTTTTGATCCGTGCCTTTCATGACTAGTATATACATGTGGTTTTTGTAGTAACATTTTTAGTTTTTACTTTATCACCATCTTAAGAAAAGAGCATTGAAGCCTGAATGGTTCTTTAACTAAGTTTAAACAATCGTGCCACTTTAGTGATTTTAGTACCATGAAGTTATGAGGTTATGTAAGAGGGCAGCTTAAACTCACCAAGCACACCCGAAGAAAATACACTACTGTAGTTGCTGTCCTATTTTATTAATAAGAAAATACCGTGGGTTGAGTTTTGTGTCTCTTGACAGTAGTTCTAGTATTACCCTGTAATGTGAAAAGATGCCTTTCCTCTATTGTTTTGTGTATAGTTTGTATTTACCATGCTGTATACTCTTCGTTTCCTCCAGGTACTGAGCTTCAAGGAAACCCTAGCATCCTACCAGAGCGTATATTATATCGGCACAATTGTTCCCATTGTAGTTGTCTTGCTGGGTTATGTTATCAAGCCAGCCAGGCCAGTGAAGCCAAAGGCTCGGAAGGCAGAATGAGCAACAAGTTGACCTGGTCAAGTGGTCATTACATATAGGAGCGACGAAGAACATTTAATGACGATAATGACGAACTAGTGTCCAGCTATTCTACTGTGGAATTTCGCAGGAGAATGTGATGACTCACCTCTTAAAGTTCTGAACTCCCTTGTGATTGATCAAACATTAAAACGTGGCACTCCCGTTGGATTTTTCTTCTATGTTATGACTACTACTACAACTACATAGGATATCGGCCTTGCGCCTTCGGTTGTTGAGTTCTCTTCTGACCGACTGTCATTCAAAGCGATGTATTTTTTATCACCTTCCCTGGCCTGGAGCCAAATGGAGGTGTGAATGGGCATCATTTCTTGGTTCACATCCAATGTGTCCTTACCAACTGAGCTCCAACAACACTAGCAGTTTAGCGCCCATGTTTTGACTCATGGCTTACTTTGAACACAATTTTGGTGCCATGATAGCTAAACTCGTGGCCACCGAGTAGCCATATGGCGGTCATAGACTACTTACTGAATCCGGCGCCCTCTGCTGGTCATTTTGGTCTTATAAATGGTGCTACGGAAGTGCAAACCTGTGGGTGGTCTGGTCCAAACTAATACTCCTACTACTATGCCGCGTCGCAGAGGTGGTAGGTTTGGTGCTGGCTGGTGGCTGCGTCGTGTTTGGGTCCCAGGATTCGGCAACCTGAAAATGCCAGCCGTGGTGGTCTGCTCTGTCACCCCAGGGCGGCCAGAAAGGGCAGCGTAGTGTGCTACAGTGCTATGCAGGGAAAAGGCGACGCCAGTGACACGACGTAACGTGGCGTTGATCAGGTCATGACCAATGACCGATGGCGTCCAGATTCCTGGTTGCAAAAACTGCAATATACAACGAGTCATGCTGCACTATCTCTAGTGCAATGCAATGCGGCGCATGCTGCGTATACGTGCGAAAGACAATCTCCTGGCATCTTTTCCCAGAGAAATGGACGGTCTAATAGTCCGGACCGGCAGCCGCTTTTTCAAACAATAACGCAAAAAGTTCTCTAGAAATTCATGGAGCTAATCGCCACTATACAATTCCCGAGACAAATCACCTTCGCTAGCTACGGTTTCTAGACAGCATTTGTCTCTCCCATATCGCTTTGATCGCGGTGCGTGCAAAACTGCAAATTGCAATCCGCGTCCATGAATTCAACGTTTGCGACACCGGCTGGGCTACGGGAAGAAGACTCGATCGACCGCCTAAAAATCCGGTCGTTTTCAACTGTCTCATCTTTGTTGTGCCGGCGCCGCAAGAGCTGCACGGTTTCGCCACCGTCTTCGCGCACCTGGCCGTGTCTCACACGGCCGGGCCGGGGTGGCACACACGCACCGCACGCGTCCTTGCCGTATTCCACCCGGCTAATAACCGCAGCAGCATGGGCGTATTACCAGTttaccaccaccagcagcagcagcgaccgTGCACGCAGGCAGAGCGCAATGCAGCGCGACGCTAGCTGGCGCGCGCTCCACCATCGCCCAATCGCCCATGCCCTGGAGGCCTGGAAGCGTACGTCGTGCGGTGCAGCCTTGCCGGCCTGGTTAATTCTGCAGCGGCATGCAGGCCACAGTTTTGCTAgtataaaaaaagaaaggagaaaaaaaaactggccGGCATGGCATGGCTTGGCGTTGGTGGGTGGGGGATATATTGACGGGACAGCGGACCACCTGAGATTCGCAACGAGCGTGTCGTCGATCGATCGGCCGGTGGAGTTTTGTGGATTCCGTGCCCAATCTTTTGTCAAAAACGGCCACTTTGCCTCTACAGTTACCTGCACTGCCGCCGGCCGGCTACCTATAGCTTGGGGGTACCACTCTAGCTACCCAGCTTTGCCAAGCACAAATTAACACACACACAGCTCTGCTCGTTCCTGACACCCTGCATGACACCACCGCGTGCTCCCCACAGACTCAGCAACACGGGAGCCAAAGGGGAAATCACCTCAGACAGGCTCAGGCTCAAGGCAAGGCCGGGCCGCAGGAGGGGTGGCCATCACGCACACTCATCACATCACCTGCGTACTTACTCGCGGCACGTGCCTAGCCCCCCCTCTCTCTGATCCACCAATCGAACAGGCGCGTCGTCGTTGGCCCCGAGCGACGCTGCACACATGTACAGTTCCACCTGAACGTGTACGTCAGGTGCAGGCGCGTGCGCCACCACGTACGTACTCCGGCCACTAGCTGATCACTCCGCGCGTGCCACCGCTCGGCCGGACGGCTCAGCAGAGGCGCTCGCTTTGCTCTTGCTTGCCCGATAGATCGCTCGCTCTTCTTTTGCGCCAAATGCGTTGCACatcttgcattgcattgcatgcatgtatcGCAGTCTCGCAGAGCTGATCAAGCCCCAGCCCCTACCTATAAAACACTGGCACGGTTACGTACGCTGGGGTCGCCTTGTCGTCGCCCTCCTGGGTCCAGATTCCTCGCCCGTTTGGGTCGTCTCACGCTGGATCGATCCGGCCGTGTCAGGGATCATAGTCTCAGAGATCTGAGTGTTAGTTTATCAGTAGATCATGCATGCATCAGCCTGTGTACTAGACTGTAGACATGTCTAGCTATGTTCAGTAAGTTTTGACCACGACCCCTGTTCTTTTACGGAGCtgtatatagctagctagctagctacacaaACGGCGAGcgatatttttctaatttcctACAGCAACAGGATAGTGGATACATATATCGACATCGATGTAATCCTTGGTGTATTCTACCCCTGGACGACGGTTAGCAATTCCCTAAATTAATTAACCATCACATTCACGTGTAAATTAAAACGGCCACATAATAATTCACAAAGTCCACGGACctccatatatatatgtcgCCACTCGCCACGTGTGCTAAGAGTCAcctgataaataaataaattgccaTTGCAAAACTTACTTTGGCCGGCCGCAGGCTGCAGCTGGTTTCATCTGATTACTAGTTCAGATAACGAAAGCGAAATCCACAACGGCGACATATGAAAGGAACCCCGGGCCATATCGGTGTGTGTGGTGCGTGCATTTGCATCGT of the Oryza sativa Japonica Group chromosome 2, ASM3414082v1 genome contains:
- the LOC4330302 gene encoding lysophospholipid acyltransferase 2, whose product is MGLEMEGMAAAIGVSVPVLRFLLCFAATIPTGLMWRAVPGAAGRHLYAGLTGAALSYLSFGATSNLLFVVPMAFGYLAMLLCRRLAGLVTFLGAFGFLIACHMYYMSGDAWKEGGIDATGALMVLTLKIISCAINYSDGMLKEEGLRDAQKKYRLAKLPSLIEYFGYCLCCGSHFAGPVYEMKDYLEYTERKGLWASPTPSPLLPTLRALVQAGACMGLYLYLSPQFPLSRFSEPLYYEWGFWHRLFYQYMSGFTARWKYYFIWSLSEAAIIISGLGFSGWSDSSPPKAKWDRAKNVDVLGVELATSAVQLPLMWNIQVSTWLRYYVYERLVQKGKKPGFLQLLGTQTVSAVWHGLYPGYIIFFVQSALMINGSKVIYRWQQAVSNPVFHAILVFVNFSYTLMVLNYSCIGFQVLSFKETLASYQSVYYIGTIVPIVVVLLGYVIKPARPVKPKARKAE